From the genome of Brassica oleracea var. oleracea cultivar TO1000 chromosome C4, BOL, whole genome shotgun sequence:
GAAAGAAAGAAATGGACAGTCACTGATGATCTTGTGCTCATTAGCGCATGGCTAAACACGAGCAAAGACCCTGTGGTGGGCAATGAGCAGAAAGCATGTGCATTCTGGCAGCGCATTGCAGTGTACTTTGCAGCAAGTCCGAAGGTGGAAAGAGGTGAAACCCGAGAGGCCATTCAGTGCAAGCAAAGGTGGCAGAAGATGAATGATCTTGTGTGCAAGTTTTGTGGAGCTTATGCGGCTGCAACAAGACAGAAAACAAGTTGCCAGAACGAGGCTGATACTGTTAAACTTGCACACGGAATCTTCTACAATGATCACAAGATTAAATTTAATCTTCACCATGCTTGGGAGGAGCTCAGAAATGACCAGAAATGGTGTGAAATTGCTAGTTCCAAGATTGATGGAAGCGGAAAGAAGAGAAAGTACGACGATGGTGCACAATCTGAAAGCTCTCAAGCAACTTCCAATCTCGGAGATCAACCAACGAATCGTCCTCCTGGTGTCAAGGCTGCGAAAGGAGCATCTGGTAAGAGAAGTATAGCGGATCACCAGGCTGTCACTCACTTTCAGACCATGTGTTCTATTAAGGAGAAAGATTTGGCGGTTAAGGAGAAAGATTTGGCGGTTAAGGAGAAAGATTTGGCGGTTAAGGAGAAAGATTTGGCGGTTAAGGAGAAAGATTTGGCGGTTAAGGAGAAAGATTTGGCGGTTAAGGAGAAAGATTTGGCGGTTAAGGAGAAAGATTTGGCGGTTAAGGAGAAAGATTTGGCGGTTAAGGAGAAAGATTTGGCGGTTAAGGAGAAAGATTTGGCGGTTAAGGAGAAAGATTTGGCGGTTAAGGAGAAAGATTTGGCGGTTAAGGAGAAAGATTTGGCGGTTAAGGAGAAAGATTTGGCGGTTAAGGAGAAAGATTTGGCGGTTAAGGAGAGAGTTTCGAAGATGTCTTTGCTTGACAGTCTCATTTCCAAAAAAGATTCACTTTCTGAAGCTGAAAAAGCTCTAAAGCAGAAGTTACTAACGGAGATGCTTAGTAATTAGTGCCACTTGTTCTGTTTTTCTAGGTTTCATGTTCTGTTTGTCATTAAGGTTTCATGTTGTCTTTAAGTCGCCCTAATTATGTATGTTAGTTTAAGCTGAAAAATGTATGAGTCTCTGTTCTTGTATAATTATAAAAAAGTTTCTTCTGTTCTCTGTTTCATGTTATGTGTTGTATGTCTTTATGTTTCACGTTTTAATAATTGTGTGTGATGTGTTTCTGTTTCTTTGAGAAGACCAACACCGGCTGATCTTCAACGTCTACTTTATATTGGTGAGCAACGTGGATTTCCCGGGATGAT
Proteins encoded in this window:
- the LOC106338654 gene encoding glutathione S-transferase T3-like gives rise to the protein MDSSNPFSQTSNFVDLLNSQQNTDFPETYPYASFSHGSSQLPRQTSSFCEVSTIARRERKKWTVTDDLVLISAWLNTSKDPVVGNEQKACAFWQRIAVYFAASPKVERGETREAIQCKQRWQKMNDLVCKFCGAYAAATRQKTSCQNEADTVKLAHGIFYNDHKIKFNLHHAWEELRNDQKWCEIASSKIDGSGKKRKYDDGAQSESSQATSNLGDQPTNRPPGVKAAKGASGKRSIADHQAVTHFQTMCSIKEKDLAVKEKDLAVKEKDLAVKEKDLAVKEKDLAVKEKDLAVKEKDLAVKEKDLAVKEKDLAVKEKDLAVKEKDLAVKEKDLAVKEKDLAVKEKDLAVKEKDLAVKEKDLAVKERVSKMSLLDSLISKKDSLSEAEKALKQKLLTEMLSN